A single Fundidesulfovibrio soli DNA region contains:
- the tuf gene encoding elongation factor Tu — AAITKLSHMRGFGEYVAFDQIDKAPEEKERGITISTAHVEYQTATRHYAHVDCPGHADYIKNMITGAAQMDGAILVVAATDGPMPQTREHILLARQVGVPHLVVFMNKCDLVDDAELLELVELEVRELLTKYGFPGDDIPVIKGSALKALEADDAKSPDAAPIFELLDACDSYFPEPQRDIDKPFLMPIEDVFSISGRGTVVTGRVERGTVKVGEEVAIVGIKETVKTTCTGVEMFRKLLDQGQAGDNVGVLLRGIKREDVERGQVLAKPGSITPHKKYKAEVYILNKEEGGRHTPFFSGYRPQFYFRTTDVTGVVTLNEGVEMVMPGDNATFNVELIAPIAMETGLRFAIREGGRTVGAGVVTEIME, encoded by the coding sequence GCCGCCATCACCAAGCTGTCGCACATGCGCGGCTTCGGCGAGTACGTGGCCTTCGACCAGATCGACAAGGCTCCCGAAGAGAAGGAGCGCGGCATCACGATTTCCACGGCGCACGTGGAATACCAGACCGCGACCCGTCACTACGCCCACGTGGACTGCCCCGGCCACGCCGACTACATCAAGAACATGATCACCGGCGCCGCTCAGATGGACGGCGCGATCCTGGTGGTCGCCGCCACCGACGGCCCCATGCCCCAGACCCGTGAGCACATCCTGCTCGCCCGTCAGGTCGGCGTGCCCCACCTGGTGGTATTCATGAACAAGTGCGACCTGGTGGACGACGCCGAACTGCTGGAGCTGGTGGAGCTGGAAGTCCGCGAGCTGCTGACCAAGTACGGCTTCCCCGGCGACGACATCCCGGTGATCAAGGGCTCCGCCCTGAAGGCCCTTGAGGCGGACGACGCCAAGAGCCCCGACGCCGCCCCGATCTTCGAGCTGCTGGACGCCTGCGACTCCTACTTCCCCGAGCCGCAGCGCGACATCGACAAGCCGTTCCTGATGCCCATCGAGGACGTGTTCTCCATCTCCGGCCGCGGCACCGTCGTGACCGGTCGTGTCGAGCGCGGCACCGTGAAGGTCGGCGAGGAAGTCGCCATCGTCGGCATCAAGGAAACCGTGAAGACCACCTGCACGGGCGTCGAAATGTTCCGCAAGCTTCTAGACCAGGGCCAGGCCGGCGACAACGTCGGTGTGCTGCTGCGCGGCATCAAGCGTGAGGACGTGGAGCGCGGTCAGGTTCTGGCCAAGCCCGGTTCCATCACCCCGCACAAGAAGTACAAGGCCGAGGTCTACATCCTGAACAAGGAAGAGGGCGGCCGCCACACCCCGTTCTTCTCGGGCTACCGTCCGCAGTTCTACTTCCGCACGACCGACGTCACCGGCGTGGTGACCCTGAACGAGGGCGTGGAGATGGTCATGCCCGGCGATAACGCCACTTTCAACGTCGAGCTCATCGCCCCCATCGCCATGGAGACCGGTCTGCGCTTCGCCATTCGCGAAGGCGGCCGCACCGTCGGCGCGGGCGTCGTGACCGAGATCATGGAGTAA
- the secE gene encoding preprotein translocase subunit SecE, with product MATKKVKSGEAADSEQSAASSVQGKFEEFKEFFELSKVEIKKVTWPTRRETVTTSVAVLILVVVMSIFLGVVDLGLSKLMQMVLS from the coding sequence ATGGCCACGAAGAAGGTTAAATCCGGGGAAGCGGCGGACTCCGAGCAGTCCGCCGCCTCGTCGGTCCAGGGCAAGTTCGAGGAGTTCAAAGAGTTCTTCGAACTGTCCAAGGTGGAGATCAAGAAAGTCACTTGGCCCACCCGCAGGGAGACCGTCACCACATCGGTGGCCGTGCTTATCCTTGTGGTCGTGATGTCCATTTTCCTGGGCGTCGTGGACCTCGGACTTTCCAAACTGATGCAGATGGTCCTGTCATGA
- the rpmG gene encoding 50S ribosomal protein L33, with protein sequence MRLNIILQCTECKRKNYATEKNKKNTTGRLEVKKYCPWDKKHTVHREAK encoded by the coding sequence ATGCGGCTCAACATCATCTTGCAGTGCACCGAGTGCAAGCGCAAGAATTACGCAACTGAAAAGAACAAGAAAAACACGACTGGTCGCCTTGAGGTGAAGAAGTACTGTCCCTGGGACAAGAAGCACACCGTTCACCGCGAAGCGAAATAG